The Patescibacteria group bacterium sequence CAACTGGGCTGAAAAAGAGCTACTACCAGCATCCAAGACTACTAGTGGTATCAAATAATAAACTGACAACCTTTTGTAAGAATCTTTCAATTCCGGATTTGTCTCCTGATTGTAATGGCTAATTGAATCAATAAATAAAGCCTTGGTCATAGCTTGCAAACTTGGTTGAAATTTGTTTTGCTCTATACTCTGAAAACTTCTATCAATCAATATATGATATAAGTGAAGAGCTAGGTCACTGGAAATAAAAATAGCATCATCTGGCTCACGCAAATACATATTACTACTACCATCAAACTTGTCATACATATCTACAAAATCATTCAGTGCTGGAGTCTGACCAACAATGTCATTTACGGCCAAGAAAAAACCATCATTTTCTAAAGCTGCTTTTTGGCTGTCAGAAAAGCTAACGCCTTGAAAGTCTCCTCCATTTTGCAACTGAGCAAAACTAATTTTGCTAAAAGGTATCATAGCTTTGACTAGAGCATTACTATAAGTGTCTTGGGCAAAGGCTGTCTTAATCAAACCAAAGCTCCATACTTTATTTTCCATCTGGTTGATATTTTGGTTGGTATTGACCGGCTGGTCTGGCACTTGAATTTTACTAAAAACAAAATACCAGATAGCTACTATAGCCAAAAGCAACAACACCACGCCAAAAATCAAATAAACACTAATAGATCTTTTGATTTCTGGCTTAGGATTTTTAGGTGTCGGATTGCTATTTTGTTGAGAATCCATAATTTTTAATTAATTATTTTATTTGACTATATTATAGCAAAAAAACAGCTTAAAAGCGAGTAGTCAGTTATTATAAATAACATAAAAATATGCTATAATTTTAGTAATGACTATCAAAAAAACATCTGCCATTTTTGGCTTCATACTAATTCTAGTATTAGTTTTTTATCTCCGTGTCTACATAAAAGATTTATTTTTTGAATTAAAAAAAATCACACTACCTGATGAAATAACCTATAATTCAATTGATAATCTAAGTGGCTCAGCTGGCATCAATCTAGCAGTGCCTTTTTCTTCTCAGGCGCCATATGGAGATTGGGATTTACCATATCTGGAAGCTTGCGAGGAAACCTCTGCTCTTTTGGTGGATTATTTTTATAGAAACGAAAAACTCAGCCCAAAAATAGTCAAAAGGGAAATATTACAAATGGTGGATTGGGAAAATAAAAGATTTGGCTACCACGAAGACACCACCGCCCAAGAAACAGCTACACTATTAAAAGAGTATTTTGGCTACCAGCGGGTAGATGTTATTTATGATTTTTCTTTTGAAGATATAAAAGAACAAATTTTATCCGGCCGACCAGTCATCGTGCCAGTAGCTGGCCGCTTGCTCAACAACCAGTTTTATAAACAACCCGGCCCAATCTATCACACCGTGGTGGTCAAAGGTCTGACAAAAGATGGAAATTTTATTACCAATGATGTCGGCACTAAAAGAGGCCACAATTATGTCTATGATGCCACTCTTTTTTACGATGCTATCCATGATGGTCCTATAGATGTAAATGAATTTAGTAGCGCTGCACTGGAAAAGGAAATACTAACAAGCAGAAAAGCAATGATAGTAGTTTACCCTAATGAAAAATAATATAAACAAAAAACACCAATGAAAATTGATATTTTTTGTTTGGCATATTTTATTTTTTATTTTTTGCCTTTACTATACCTATGATAGCGATAGTGACCAATACAAATCCTATCAATTGCGCTCCCGGACTATCATCGTATCCTCCAAATACAAACATAAATATACCCATAGGTATTAGCAGAATAAACAATACTATTTTAATAGTGTATTTTTCTTTATTCATATAAAAAGTATAACATAATTATTTATAATAAAAAACCTAATAATTGTGTATTTTTTTACTAGATGATAAAATATAATCTGAATTATTAATTTTTATTATGGCAAAACACAAATTGACCTTGAGTTATTTGACCAACAATCTTCTTATTGTTGTAGGACTAGTCCTTATTTGGCGTGGAATTTGGTATGTCTTAGATGGAATAGATAAGGCATTTTTTGGAGACAACCATTTTTGGACATCTCTAGGCGGTATTATTTTGGGATTAGCAGTCCTATATTTACCAGATAAGGATTTAAAAGAAATCTCAAAACTTTAAAACATTATGAATTCTATTATTACTACTATCTTGGCTCTTCTAGCCCTATTTTATATTTTAGGAAAATCAGCTGATTTGGCTATTTATCATCTTAAAATCATTGCCAAAAAATTGGGCATTGGTGTTTTCTTTTTAGGACTGACAATGGGCTTTTTCACTTCTTTTCCTGAATTAGCTATTGGGATCAATACTATTATTGAAGGCGTACCAAATGTATCATTGGGCAACTTATTTGGCGGTTTGATGGTTTTGTTTGGATTGGTCTTGGGTATTAGTATTTATTTGCAACGAAAAATAGATTCTGATTATGACTATCGGGTTTTTGGTATTATCTTACTGTTTTTGTTTGTGCCTATTTTATTTGGTCTTGACGGAACTTTTGGCACTATTGATGGTTTGATAATAACTATTTCTTATTTTGTTATATTATTCATTTTATATTATCGCCAAAAACATACTATCAATATCCCCCATATAATAGACAGAAAAGATATAACAAAGCATACTTTTCTTTTTTTATTAGGGCTAGTCATGGTTTTATTGGTAGCTAATTTTACAGTCCATCTCACAGTAGGACTTTTGTCTTATTTGCCGCTTAGCAAATTTGTTGTTGGAATTATCATCTTTTCTATTGGTACCAACTTTCCAGAAATAGTCATTGCTTTTAGGTCTTGGCGAAACAATGCCAAAGAGCTGTCTTTTAGTAATCTACTTGGTTCTGGTATGGCCAATATTTTGTTGGTAGGAGTCTTTTCAATTATGCGACCTTTTAGTATAAAAATAGATAATTCTTATTATTTACTTATTATTGGAATAGCTGTTTTGTTGTCTTTGCTTTTTTTGTTTTACCGAACCGGACGATCCTTAAAGAGAGGCGAAGGATTAATACTAATTATTATCTATTTACTCTTTATAGTCACACAGATTATTTTTGAAGAATCAATATAGAAATATAGAAACAAAAAATAGCCTTTAGTGCTATTTTAAAGTCAACTCCACACTTTGGATGAGTTTAGAACTATGGATTGGTATAGAATAAAAACTGAGTTAAATCAACTATCCATTCTTAGCAATAAATAAAATATATATAATAGTAATAATTGATGGAATTATAATTATAATAATCCGAATAATAAATTTTTTTATCAAACTTGCTATATCAGTTTTACCTGTAATATCTTTTTCAGTAAAAGGTAAATTAAAGATTGCTATAAAAATAGCAATAGACCTATGAATAATAGATAAAATTATTTTTTTTGAACGTTGAAAATTTTCTTTATTTGGATGGGATCTAAGTATAATGTTAAGACAGACAAAAATAATAGTCCATACTATAGTTATCGTTTCCATTTCGCTTGGCATCAGATCTTTATTATGAGTATCAAGCCTTTCTACGATGCTAGCTGAAATAAAAAAAATTATTAACAGCCAAGAAGCTACTATTGCAATTTTATCTATTTTATTCATATCAAAATTATACCAAAAAATAGCCTTTAGGGCGATTCTTCAGATACTGGCTCCGTCCCACGGCGCACTTATGCGCCTCTGGACGTCGCATAAATAAAAAAATCATTAGCCAGAAGGCTACTGATTTTTTTAATGGCTCCGGGAGGGGGATTCGAACCCACGACCAATTGATTAACAGTCAACTGCTCTACCACTGAGCTATCCCGGAATGAATTTTTTA is a genomic window containing:
- a CDS encoding C39 family peptidase, whose protein sequence is MTIKKTSAIFGFILILVLVFYLRVYIKDLFFELKKITLPDEITYNSIDNLSGSAGINLAVPFSSQAPYGDWDLPYLEACEETSALLVDYFYRNEKLSPKIVKREILQMVDWENKRFGYHEDTTAQETATLLKEYFGYQRVDVIYDFSFEDIKEQILSGRPVIVPVAGRLLNNQFYKQPGPIYHTVVVKGLTKDGNFITNDVGTKRGHNYVYDATLFYDAIHDGPIDVNEFSSAALEKEILTSRKAMIVVYPNEK